The following coding sequences are from one Epilithonimonas vandammei window:
- a CDS encoding cupin-like domain-containing protein, which yields MGIILKPIDIVDDITKEEFFEKYLKPRKPVVIKNMARKWPAYQKWTMDYMKQAVGDVEVPLYDSSKADPAAPINASAAKMKFADYIDLIEKEPTDLRIFLFDPIKQAPKLLDDYIFPKDLMGGFLDKYPNMFFGGKGSVTFLHYDIDMAHIFHTHFNGRKHILLFDYKWKDRLYQIPYATYALEDYDIENPDFTKFPALDGVEGIECYLEHGDTLFMPTGWWHWMKYLDGSFSISLRAWDKSWAVKAHSLWNLTVQRNFDNFMKRNFKAKYMTWKEKKAIERANYALKRGLPKR from the coding sequence ATGGGAATCATTCTAAAACCAATTGATATTGTAGATGATATTACCAAAGAAGAGTTCTTTGAAAAATACCTGAAGCCGCGCAAACCGGTTGTTATAAAAAATATGGCGAGGAAGTGGCCGGCTTATCAGAAATGGACGATGGATTATATGAAGCAAGCCGTAGGTGATGTTGAGGTTCCTTTGTACGACAGTTCTAAAGCGGATCCGGCTGCGCCCATTAATGCGTCTGCTGCGAAAATGAAATTTGCAGATTACATCGACCTGATCGAAAAAGAACCAACAGATCTCAGGATATTTTTGTTCGATCCGATAAAGCAGGCTCCAAAATTACTGGACGACTATATTTTCCCAAAGGATCTGATGGGCGGTTTTCTGGATAAATATCCGAATATGTTCTTCGGAGGAAAAGGTTCTGTAACATTCCTTCATTATGATATAGATATGGCGCATATTTTCCATACGCATTTCAATGGTAGAAAGCATATTCTGCTTTTCGATTATAAATGGAAAGACAGACTTTATCAGATTCCTTATGCTACTTACGCTTTGGAAGATTATGATATAGAAAATCCTGATTTTACAAAGTTTCCAGCATTGGATGGAGTGGAAGGAATTGAGTGTTACCTAGAGCACGGCGACACTTTATTTATGCCGACTGGCTGGTGGCACTGGATGAAATATCTGGACGGCAGTTTCTCCATTTCTCTCAGAGCCTGGGACAAAAGCTGGGCAGTAAAAGCTCACTCGCTTTGGAATCTGACTGTACAGAGAAATTTTGACAATTTTATGAAGCGAAATTTCAAAGCAAAATATATGACCTGGAAAGAGAAGAAAGCCATCGAAAGAGCCAACTATGCTTTGAAGCGTGGGCTTCCGAAAAGATAA
- the gdhA gene encoding NADP-specific glutamate dehydrogenase, whose translation MEHYNVEQKIQEFMAKIEAKNPNEPEFIQAVKEVAVTVIPFISTRKEYTGMKLLERMAEPERVIIFRVPWIDDKGEIQVNRGFRIQMNSAIGPYKGGIRFHPTVNLSVLKFLAFEQVFKNSLTTLPMGGGKGGSDFDPQGKSDMEVMRFCQAFMTELCKHIGPETDVPAGDIGVGAREIGYLFGMYKKIRNEFTGVLTGKGLAYGGSLIRPEATGYGVVYFAEQMLKTIGEKIEGKTATVSGFGNVAWGVVKKFTELGGKVLTISGPDGYIYDKDGISGEKIEYLLELRATGNNRAEDYVTKYPSAEFHAGKRPWEVKCDVAFPCATQNELDLEDAKKLVANGCICVTEAANMPSTLDAINYFLDNKVLFSPGKASNAGGVATSGLEMTQNSIRLNWTSEEVDARLKEIMIGIHKACRDYGKEENGYVNYVKGANIAGFVKVAEAMLAQGVV comes from the coding sequence ATGGAGCACTATAACGTTGAGCAAAAGATTCAGGAATTTATGGCAAAAATTGAAGCCAAAAATCCTAATGAACCAGAATTTATCCAAGCAGTAAAAGAAGTAGCCGTAACGGTTATTCCTTTTATTTCTACAAGAAAAGAATACACCGGAATGAAGCTGCTAGAGAGAATGGCAGAGCCGGAAAGAGTAATTATTTTCCGCGTTCCATGGATTGATGACAAGGGCGAGATTCAGGTAAACAGAGGATTCAGAATCCAGATGAACTCAGCGATCGGTCCATACAAGGGCGGAATCAGATTTCATCCAACGGTAAACCTTAGTGTTTTAAAATTTTTAGCTTTTGAGCAGGTTTTTAAAAACAGCTTAACTACGCTTCCAATGGGTGGCGGGAAAGGTGGTTCCGATTTTGACCCTCAAGGTAAATCTGATATGGAAGTGATGCGTTTCTGCCAGGCTTTCATGACTGAGCTTTGCAAACATATCGGGCCAGAAACGGACGTGCCTGCCGGAGACATCGGTGTAGGCGCAAGAGAAATTGGTTATCTCTTCGGGATGTACAAAAAGATAAGAAACGAATTCACTGGTGTATTGACAGGAAAAGGTCTAGCTTACGGTGGTTCACTCATCAGACCAGAAGCTACTGGTTACGGTGTGGTTTATTTTGCCGAGCAGATGCTGAAAACCATTGGTGAGAAAATAGAAGGTAAAACAGCTACCGTTTCAGGTTTTGGAAACGTAGCCTGGGGTGTTGTAAAAAAATTCACAGAACTGGGCGGGAAAGTACTAACCATTTCTGGTCCTGATGGTTACATCTATGACAAAGACGGAATCTCCGGAGAAAAAATTGAATATCTTTTGGAACTCAGAGCTACCGGAAATAACAGAGCGGAAGATTATGTGACCAAATATCCATCTGCTGAATTCCACGCTGGGAAACGTCCTTGGGAAGTTAAATGTGATGTTGCTTTTCCTTGTGCGACTCAGAATGAACTTGATTTGGAGGATGCCAAAAAACTGGTTGCCAACGGTTGTATCTGTGTAACAGAAGCTGCAAATATGCCTTCTACGCTGGATGCGATCAATTACTTCTTGGACAATAAAGTGTTGTTCTCACCAGGAAAAGCATCTAACGCTGGTGGTGTTGCAACTTCCGGATTGGAAATGACACAAAACTCCATCAGACTAAACTGGACTTCTGAAGAAGTTGATGCAAGACTTAAAGAGATTATGATTGGCATTCACAAAGCTTGTAGAGATTACGGAAAAGAAGAAAACGGTTATGTGAACTATGTAAAAGGTGCTAATATTGCAGGCTTCGTAAAAGTGGCTGAAGCAATGCTTGCACAAGGCGTGGTATAA